The Zeugodacus cucurbitae isolate PBARC_wt_2022May chromosome 4, idZeuCucr1.2, whole genome shotgun sequence genome includes the window TACAATGTTGATCAAATCTTGAGCCGTTACTATTTCGAACGTTTGTCTCATGGTTTCGGTGAAATCGATGAATTCTCCTGGAATCACGCTTACGAATATGGATATGATTCCCAACTTATTTCCTACAATGGTGTTGGTTTCAGCTCCCGCAGCAATTACTTCCATCGTCAATCTTATGGCAAATACGACTTGTTGAACCAAATCCAAAGCGCCCTCAAGCGTATCTATGATATCATCGACTACGGATACTACACCACCGTTGATGGACACAAAATCGATATGCGCAAACCGGAATCTATTGAGTACATCGGAAGTTACATGCAATCGAATGTCGATACCTTCGACAAATACTTCTTCAGCTATTGGTATATGTTGAGCCATATGTACTTCGCTGATGTGGACTATAACGATTTTGATGCACATCCCAATGTATTCCTCAACTTCGAAACCATGATGCGTGATCCAATGTTTTACAGCTTCTACAAGGTAATTACCGATGTCTACTATCGTTTCAATTATCACTTCCACCCATACACACACGACGAACTTGAAGCCCCTGGAGTTCAAGTTAAGGATGCCAGCGTTAGTGAATTGGTCACCTATTTCGATTTGGTTGATATTGATGTTACCAACTTGTTGAACGACAAAATGGTATTCGATGATGGTAAATTCGTATGGGACAAATCATTGTTGGCTCGTCAAATTCGTCTCAATCACAAACCATTCCACTACGACCTTACTGTTGAATCCGATAAGGCACAGAAGGTTGTCATTCGTACATTTTTGGGTCCTAAATTCGACGAATATGGACGTATTATTCCACTGAGTGATAACCGCATGAACTTCATTGAATTGGATGAATTCGTCTATGAAGTGGTCGCTGGCGAGAATGTCATCAAACGTTCATCTGAAGAATTCTACTGGAATGTTAAGGACCGCACCACCTACACCGAATTGTATCACTATGTGATGGCTGCCTACGACGGTAAATACGAATTGCCTTTGGACATTAGCGAACCACACTGCGGATTCCCAGATCGTCTGATCTTACCCAAGGGTTGGGAGAGTGGTTTCCCAGTACAGTTCTTCTTCATCGTTGCCCCCTACGATGGCACTGTCGAACAGTATGCTAACTTTGATTACACCTACTATTGCGGCATTGGTTCCGGTGCACGTCACGTTGATAGCAAACCATTCGGCTATCCATTCGATCGTCCCATCGATGAGTCGCAATTCTTCGTACCCAATGTTTACTTCAAGGATGTGAGCATCTATCACAATGATACATTGAAACAATACTACGAGAACTACAAGAACTACGGTCATTTCGATTACAACTTCTACAATCATTACTACACCAAATACTTCAATTAGAGCGCGTGATCAGTTGAGTCTGACCGATGACGTAACGATATGAAATTGGCTATTTTTAAGGAAATAATGGAAATCTTGTCAATCAAAAGCACTGTGATGAGGTTCTAACGCCTACTTATGCATTGAACATCAAGTGTAAATTTAGTCATTAAGTTGTaatgaagcaaataaaaataaaaataaaaaaaatgcaactaATTGCCAAGGCAATTCAAAacttaaatatgtgtgtatgttctgGAATAGTTACTTAAAGCTATTTAAAAGTAAAGATAAGTACTGAAAGTTTTGGCAAAAGCGCGTATAAAATATGAAGCCGCTTGCGGCATATTGAATAGGGATTTAAAAACAATCTGGAAATAATTAGATAAATGGAAGTGAAAATGAGAGAATCTCAGAAAATGAAGTCATCACATGACCTTCTCAAATCTGTAATCAATGAAGTCGAATTCTCACAATAATCAAGTCTACTTGAGCGAAACCAGATTTATATtcgatatacatttttatttcaagaaAAGATTAGTAGTTTAGTTTGGTTTGCTAGGCATCAACCCTGCAAAAACAACCATTGTCCCATTCACTAGACGTAGAACCCTGTTGGGTCTAAGGACCAAGCTTAGCGGAAGTGATGAGTTTTCTAACGAGGTGAAATATCACTGGACTCTTCACTTCGCTGAAATATACATGTGGACAATACGGTTGCCAAAGCTAGCAAGGCACTTATGGTGTGCTGGACTTGAGGCTGCAGTCCACACTCGTTAGATGGGTATACACCATAATAGTTAGACCTATAATCACGTACGGAGCAGTGGCAAGGATCATAACATCCAGGAACAAGATGGAGATCGACTAGATGCTTTCTCTAGCTGTTCTTCCCAGAGACTATGACACATGAGAGAGACAATTTTTACTAGGAGATTTGAGATCACCTTAGGAAATATAGGTGAAGGGGGCAGTCGAGCATTCGAGGCGTTACTCAAAAGCTGCGCGCTGCACTGGTACACTGACGGATCTAAAACATCTGAAGGCATAGGTGCAGGCATTTAAGTCCCGCTTGGTCAGGGAATGCATAGATAGACATAACTATCTATCAACGTACAAAAGAGTTCCCCTAATCTGGGTGCCGGGACATAAAGGGATAGAAGGTAACAAGCCAGCGGACGAACTGCTTCGTACAGCAGCTTCAACTAAACTGCTAGGTCATGAACCTTTTTTGGCAATAAGCATCATTTGGTTCTGACTTTAACACACTAGAACATCTCGTTAAAGAGCCGTCGGTggcaaaaaaaattccaaatattgatgcctttttgataaaataagaaCCGCATGGCAAACAGTATAAGTGGCGCATTGTCGGGGTTATAAACCAAGGATTATAAAACCAAATACtaactacaaatatatatacgtatattttccattatcaaaaaaaaaaaatatattgaatattgaaacatgaattttgaataatttgttttctattgttttttaaattgtccatatgtttaaataaaattagcgAATAAAGTATGAACACAAGCGTTTTAGTGGAAaaggtttttttatattatactaagTGTCGTGGCTAATTAGCTGACAACAGCTGTACAAACACACAGGTacgtaaaatataatataagacAGATGAgacgaatattaatttttagcaAACAGCACATCACCAAAATgcagtaattaaattttaacctAAACCTTaatggaaaaaatagaaaatcgaAACTCATCGAATTTTTGGATATAAAAGCTGTGGTCGACGCTTCTGAAATCAACAGTCTTTTGACATTGGAGCTAAGTATCTAATCCGGAGCAGTTGTCGCAATGAAGTTAACCATCGTTCCTTTGGCTCTCGTTGGCCTGGTGGCCGCCGCTAGCGTTTCTACGCCCAATAATGTTACAGTGGCAGATCGAGAATTCTTGGAAAAACAGAAGTTTCTCTTTCAAATATTGTACCGCATAGAGGATCCACTGATGTTCGAGGAGCATATCAAGACCGGACACGCCTTCGTCTATGACAAGGCACATTACACCGTAAGCTTCAGTTAATTTCGAATGCACTTCTCCCCACAAGAAGCTAATATTATATACGCATACATCTTGCGATTTCAGCACTACGATCATCATATGGAGAAATTCTACGAATCCTACAAAATGGGTGCACTCTTGCCTAGAGGAAAATTCTTTGGTGCGCTTGTTAAGACACACTACAAACAAGCTTACGGCCTTTTCAACTTCTTCTACTACGCCAAGGATTGGGAAACCTTCCAAGCCAATGTCGCATGGGCTCGCATCCATGTCAGCGAAGGCATGTTCGTCTATGCTTTGACTTTGGCCGTTATTCATCGTATTGACTTCAAGGGTCTGACATTACCATCCATCTATGAAATATTCCCACAATATTTCTTCAATAGCAAATTCATTTACGAAGCTGAGAAATTCGATTACCAGACCTGGAGTAAATACATTCAATACGAGAAGGAATTGTACGATGTCTACCACAAGGAGAGCCGTTACTACAATCAGGGCTATTTCTATGTCAAGGACTTCAAAATTTACCAATGGTGGAGACTTATGGGTCTGGGTGAACAGTGGTACGCTGTCGAGAAGAGCTACCCTCTACGTGAAAACTCGTACGAATTTGTTTCCGACGATAAATATGTGTCATTATTGAAGAATATCAACATGTTCTGGCATCCGGTTGACTACACACGTGACATTAAATACTACAACGAACACTCTGCCTTGTCTTACTTCACTGAGGATTTGGGTTGGAATTCATACTGGTACTACTTGAACATGGATTACGCTTTCTTCTTGGATGGTGAAACTTTCGGTTTGAATAAGAATCGTCGTGGTGAATGGTGGTTGTACAATGTTGACCAAATCTTGAGGCGTTACTATTTCGAACGTTTGTCTCATGGTTTCGGTGAAATCGATAAATTCTCCTGGAATCACGATTACAAATATGGGTATGATTCTCAACTAATTTCCTACAATGGTGTTGGTTTCAGTTCACGCAGCAATTACTTCCATCGTCAATCTTATGGCAAATACGACATGTTGAACCAAATCCAAAGCGACCTCAAGCGTATCTATGATATCATCGACTATGGATACTACACCACCGTTGATGGACACAAAATCGATATGCGCAAACCGGAATCTATTGAGTACATCGTAAATTACATGCAATCGAATGTCGATACCTTCATCAAACTCTTCGATATTGATGCATATCCCGATATATTACTCAACTACGAAACCATGATGCGTGACCCATTTTTTTACAGAATCTCCAAGTTAATGACCCATGTCTACAATCATTTCAATTATCAGTTAGACCCATACACACACAACGAACTTAAAGCCACTGGAGTTGAAGTTAAGGATGCCAGCGTTAGTGAATTGGTCACCTATTTCGATTTGGTTGATTTTGATGTCACCAACTTGTTGAACGGCAAAATGGTCTTCGTTGATGGTCAAATCGTATGGGACAAATCATTGTTCGCTCGTCAAATGCGTCTCAATCACAAACCATTCCACTACGACCTCACTGTCGAATCCGATAAGGCACAGAAGGTTGTCTTTCGTACATTCTTGGGACCTAAATTCGACGAATACGGACGTATAATGTCGCtgaattataacaataaaaaaaaatatctttgaaTTGGATGAATTCGTCTATGAAGTGTTCGCTGGCGAGAATGTCATCAAACGTTCATCTGAAGAATTCTATTGGACTGTCAAGGATCGCACCACCTACACCGAATTGTATCACTATGTGATGGCTGCCTACGACGGTAAATACGAATTGCCTTTGGACATTAGCGAACCACACTGCGGATTCCCAGATCGTCTGATCTTACCCAAAGGTTGGGAGAGTGGTTTCCCAGTACAATTCTTCTTCATCGTTTCCCCATAcgatggcactgtagaacaaccCTCAGACTTTGATTTCGCCCATCATTGTGGCATTGCTTCCGGACTACGTCACGTTGATAGCAAACCATTCGGTTATCCATTCGATCGTCCCATCGATGAGTCACAATTCTTCGTGCCCAACGTCTACTTCAAGGATGTGAGCATCTATCACAATGATACATTGAAACAATACTACGAGAACTACAAGAACTACGGTCATTTCGATTACAATTTCTACAATGAATACTATACCAAATACTTCAATTAGAACGCGTGATCTGGACCGATGACGTAACGATATGAAATTAGCTATTTTTAAGGAAACAATGAAAATCTTGTCAATCAAAAGCACTGTGATGAGGTTCTAACACCTACTTATGCATTGAACATCAAGTGTAAATTTAATCGTTAAGTTGTAATgaagcaaatgaaaataaataaaaaaaatgcaactaATTGCCAAGGCAATTCAAAACTTAAATATCTGTGTGAATGTTCTGGAATAGTTAGTGGAAGAACTACTTTAAGctacttaaaaataaatgtaagctagaatatgaaattaaaaacaattaggAACTAATTTGATAAATGGAACTGAAAATGAGAGAATCTCAGAAAATGAAGTCATCACAAGACCTTCTCAAATCTGTAATCAATGAAGTCGAATTCCCGTAATAATCAGGTCTACTTGACCGGAGCGGAACCAGATTTATAATcgatatatacagttgaacttccataactcgaacttctataaatcaaataacctccataacttgaactcttgaattagcaatagacctcaaatctcatacaaattaacttccataactcaaagcctctctaactcgaagtttttttgtcgattatggtgattcgagtaagggaagttcaactgtatttctattgaagaaaaGATTAGCCGTTTAGTTTGGGTTCTACAAGAGAACTATAGGAATAAGGGAGGCAAGAATGTTATTTAAGGGTTTAGTGGTagtcagaattttcaaaaaatcattttttttttgcaatttcgcaTGTAACTAGCGGCAGCTGCAAGCAACTTTAagtgcgtttttctcaaaactatgaactggtgacaactgtacaACTCGAAAACTGcgcagtagattttaatgaaatttatacagcttttagaaggattttttttttcaaaatttcgatttttcaaaaccaattaattgttgatttttttcccgaaaatctagaaaaaaatttcctgaggtcgccattttgtaattttaaaaaaataaaagcttcgatcaggcccagaatcatgaaagttttaatttttttcgtgtctctgactacccttaACCCCATAACAGATTACAACAACACTAAGAAGGGAAAGGGACATTGAATATGGTAAATAAATAGCGTGTTTGTAAAGATTTAGACCTTCGTTGTAACCTAAATTCTCAAGTACATataacttaaataattatttttggtttatttcatATAGTTATATACTTGAATCatatatgcatttttaaattataatactgCTTGATTTTACTATATAAGACAtgacttatttaatatttttaccacCAGGACATCAAATGGTAAACATGGCATAACCCTAACctcaatatttcatatttgaaaacacaacaaattaaaataaacgaaaataataaagaaaacgcTTACCTTATGCTGTTTGTATGGGattttgaaagttgaaaattgtatgtatgtgtatttgtagtgATCCTCAAACGGCATATGGTTAACGgcttatatttcatatatgaatACTGGCTTACTTAgaacacttatgtatgtatgtatgtatattgtcttACTTAgcacacttatatatgtattaacttAGTTAACTAACAATTTGATTGTGAAAAGAATTGCGTTATGGGTTTCGCGGTTTTAACACTCGCGTGACTTAAATTCAAGCTTTTATTACTAAGAGCGTTTGACTTTTTAGCAACCGGCGACACAGTGCGCACCTCCAACATATTGAGTTGACGCTGCAAAGCTTTTGCAACATGAAAATCTTTATGCTCTTGCAATTGAGTAGTAGCAATGGGCAAGTTGCACTCCTCACAGACCACCGTATCCAGCACAGTGGCATCCAAGAGATCGATCACAACCGTAGCAGGTGCAACAAGTGaggttgcatttgttgttgtagttgctgttgttgtactagTAGCAGTGGGTTTTAGAAATTTGGTTATGCTTGTGCCAGCTTTGCTGTTGGCCGCTTTAGTGGATTGCACTGGtgacttttttggttttttgttggttgCGGCTGCAGTTGCTGTGGACTTCTGTGCGCTGAGTTTAGTTTTCACTTCCGTGCGATACTCGTCACGTATTTGTTGGCTAAGCTGCATGGCTATGTGATGGTCTTGATGCAATTGCATTGAGCGTGCATCGGAGGGTATATTTGCATTACAAGTGGCACATTTTGTCAGCTGTATGAATTCTGCGCGCAATTCGGGCACCGCAAATTCAGCATAAGTTGCTTCATAGGTTGGTGAAGGTGTACGCGTTGGCATTATTTGTGACTCTATTTTAAGTGCTTTTTGGGTTGACGTTGAGTTGTCGTGCAAATCCGTAAATTTGCGTTTAGTAGCTAATGAGCCAACGCTTGCATTTGTATCATGGTTGTTTGGGGTGGCATCTAATGTACCGCTTTCAAATGTTGCCTCAGCCCTTCCTTGTGTTGGCTCAATAGTTAAATCTATTTCACTGTCGCTTTGGCACATTGCCTCATGGTTTTCGGTGTTTGCTGGTTGTTGCGTGTCTTCCGGTTCAGCTTTTTTTAAAAACTTGGCGaaaaaactttttgaattatcagCTTTAGGCGCTGCTTCATTATTATTGGTGGACATATTAATCACAGTTTCATCTTTAACAGCAGTTGATGTGCATGTATCGTCGCTAGTTCTTTGCTTCTTTAAAGCATTCAGAAAGAAGCTACGTACTTCCGTTGGCTTTGTATTGTTAGCTGTATCATTTATTGAACTCACAGCAGTCGGCTCTGCTTCGGacacttttaaatttatatccACATTGGTAGCACTTGCATTGTTATTAGTTGCTGTTAAATCTATATTCACATTGGTAGCACTTGCATTGTTATTAActgttttattatttgctttagaATCGCGTTGcaaaaaattttgcataaaagtCGGTTTCTTCGCAACAGGTTCTGGTGTATCTTGTATGTCCTCGCGGTCTGTCGTTGTCAACTCATTAACCGTTTCATTTTTCTTCTTAGCTGCCATATTGGCAAACATTTCCTGCAATTTACTTTGTCCACTTTGTATTGTTTCAAACTTCCCCACACTGATACCCAAAAATTTGATGGGATTGTGCAAAGCCAATGAGCTGCcggttttgaaaaattgtttcgTATGCGTCTGCAGCACTTCCAAACTGCTTTTGGTTAATGTCTCTTGATCGTAACCCTTAAGTGGCACTGAACGTGAACTAGACACTTCTACACCCTCAAAGTCTTGTATAAAACTGAGCACCATTTGTTTGGCACGACGATTATGCTCCAACATATCTTTTTCCATGCGATCGCAAATTTCATTAGCCAATTCGCCCAACCAATGACGCAGTGTATTTAGACCAGTTATGTTATTGCGGCCAGGAAATTTCTTGCAACAACCGATGCTTTTGGAATAGAAGCGCGGTGTGACCGCTTCCAAATCAATGCCGCGACAAATATTATACAACCATGTGCTGAAAGTCagttataaacaataaatttaataaatcataCAAATTACTTAATTACAGCCACTCACCCATTTTTCTCATCATATTTGCGCTGCAACTCCTGCTCAGAAAACGGCAGCAGTTCTGCTAAAAAGCGTATATTCAAGCTGGTGCATATATTTTCGCCGAATTTCCCACCTAATCCTTGTATTTTGGTAAGCGGTAGAGTTTCGAATAACTTTGGTATCTGCCCCAGTGGCAAAATGGTCTGCTTATTTGGTTTATTAATGCCACAAGCCAATTTTGCGAGTATTTTATTGTGCGCAATACCAGCGGAACATTCATAACCAGTTTCGGCTTTAACCGCAGCACGCATTTCACTTGCCACCGCCGCACCGATAAGCAAGCGTATATCACTTTGACGCACCGCGGCCATATCAGTGTCATCATAAGCTTGTGTGAATGAAACGTTTTCTAAATCGAAATCATCCGCATTAGGGTCGTTAAAACGTTTCGTTATCACATTTAAATAATCACCAATGCCCGCATAACCTACGGCATAGGTATTTATAAGGCCTTGTGGTTGGAGCATAAATGAACCCTTTGAAAAGACAAAATTGGATTATTaatgattattatatttaaacaaattattatattaatcgCGTATACTCACCGCATTCATATCGCCCAAACGAGCCGTTTAGTTTGGGTTCTACAAGAGAACTATAGGAATAAGGGAGGCAAGAATGTTATTTAAGGGTTTAGTGGTagtcagaattttcaaaaaatcattttttttttgcaatttcgcaTGTAACTAGCGGCAGCTGCAAGCAACTTTAagtgcgtttttctcaaaactatgaactggtgacaactgtacaACTCGAAAACTGcgcagtagattttaatgaaatttatacagcttttagaaggattttttttttcaaaatttcgatttttcaaaaccaattaattgttgatttttttcccgaaaatctagaaaaaaatttcctgaggtcgccattttgtaattttaaaaaaataaaagcttcgatcaggcccagaatcatgaaagttttaatttttttcgtgtctctgactacccttaACCCCATAACAGATTACAACAACACTAAGAAGGGAAAGGGACATTGAATATGGTAAATAAATAGCGTGTTTGTAAAGATTTAGACCTTCGTTGTAACCTAAATTCTCAAGTACATataacttaaataattatttttggtttatttcatATAGTTATATACTTGAATCatatatgcatttttaaattataatactgCTTGATTTTACTATATAAGACAtgacttatttaatatttttaccacCAGGACATCAAATGGTAAACATGGCATAACCCTAACctcaatatttcatatttgaaaacacaacaaattaaaataaacgaaaataataaagaaaacgcTTACCTTATGCTGTTTGTATGGGattttgaaagttgaaaattgtatgtatgtgtatttgtagtgATCCTCAAACGGCATATGGTTAACGgcttatatttcatatatgaatACTGGCTTACTTAgaacacttatgtatgtatgtatgtatattgtcttACTTAgcacacttatatatgtattaacttAGTTAACTAACAATTTGATTGTGAAAAGAATTGCGTTATGGGTTTCGCGGTTTTAACACTCGCGTGACTTAAATTCAAGCTTTTATTACTAAGAGCGTTTGACTTTTTAGCAACCGGCGACACAGTGCGCACCTCCAACATATTGAGTTGACGCTGCAAAGCTTTTGCAACATGAAAATCTTTATGCTCTTGCAATTGAGTAGTAGCAATGGGCAAGTTGCACTCCTCACAGACCACCGTATCCAGCACAGTGGCATCCAAGAGATCGATCACAACCGTAGCAGGTGCAACAAGTGaggttgcatttgttgttgtagttgctgttgttgtactagTAGCAGTGGGTTTTAGAAATTTGGTTATGCTTGTGCCAGCTTTGCTGTTGGCCGCTTTAGTGGATTGCACTGGtgacttttttggttttttgttggttgCGGCTGCAGTTGCTGTGGACTTCTGTGCGCTGAGTTTAGTTTTCACTTCCGTGCGATACTCGTCACGTATTTGTTGGCTAAGCTGCATGGCTATGTGATGGTCTTGATGCAATTGCATTGAGCGTGCATCGGAGGGTATATTTGCATTACAAGTGGCACATTTTGTCAGCTGTATGAATTCTGCGCGCAATTCGGGCACCGCAAATTCAGCATAAGTTGCTTCATAGGTTGGTGAAGGTGTACGCGTTGGCATTATTTGTGACTCTATTTTAAGTGCTTTTTGGGTTGACGTTGAGTTGTCGTGCAAATCCGTAAATTTGCGTTTAGTAGCTAATGAGCCAACGCTTGCATTTGTATCATGGTTGTTTGGGGTGGCATCTAATGTACCGCTTTCAAATGTTGCCTCAGCCCTTCCTTGTGTTGGCTCAATAGTTAAATCTATTTCACTGTCGCTTTGGCACATTGCCTCATGGTTTTCGGTGTTTGCTGGTTGTTGCGTGTCTTCCGGTTCAGCTTTTTTTAAAAACTTGGCGaaaaaactttttgaattatcagCTTTAGGCGCTGCTTCATTATTATTGGTGGACATATTAATCACAGTTTCATCTTTAACAGCAGTTGATGTGCATGTATCGTCGCTAGTTCTTTGCTTCTTTAAAGCATTCAGAAAGAAGCTACGTACTTCCGTTGGCTTTGTATTGTTAGCTGTATCATTTATTGAACTCACAGCAGTCGGCTCTGCTTCGGacacttttaaatttatatccACATTGGTAGCACTTGCATTGTTATTAGTTGCTGTTAAATCTATATTCACATTGGTAGCACTTGCATTGTTATTAActgttttattatttgctttagaATCGCGTTGcaaaaaattttgcataaaagtCGGTTTCTTCGCAACAGGTTCTGGTGTATCTTGTATGTCCTCGCGGTCTGTCGTTGTCAACTCATTAACCGTTTCATTTTTCTTCTTAGCTGCCATATTGGCAAACATTTCCTGCAATTTACTTTGTCCACTTTGTATTGTTTCAAACTTCCCCACACTGATACCCAAAAATTTGATGGGATTGTGCAAAGCCAATGAGCTGCcggttttgaaaaattgtttcgTATGCGTCTGCAGCACTTCCAAACTGCTTTTGGTTAATGTCTCTTGATCGTAACCCTTAAGTGGCACTGAACGTGAACTAGACACTTCTACACCCTCAAAGTCTTGTATAAAACTGAGCACCATTTGTTTGGCACGACGATTATGCTCCAACATATCTTTTTCCATGCGATCGCAAATTTCATTA containing:
- the LOC128921324 gene encoding DNA polymerase eta-like, producing MNAGSFMLQPQGLINTYAVGYAGIGDYLNVITKRFNDPNADDFDLENVSFTQAYDDTDMAAVRQSDIRLLIGAAVASEMRAAVKAETGYECSAGIAHNKILAKLACGINKPNKQTILPLGQIPKLFETLPLTKIQGLGGKFGENICTSLNIRFLAELLPFSEQELQRKYDEKNGTWLYNICRGIDLEAVTPRFYSKSIGCCKKFPGRNNITGLNTLRHWLGELANEICDRMEKDMLEHNRRAKQMVLSFIQDFEGVEVSSSRSVPLKGYDQETLTKSSLEVLQTHTKQFFKTGSSLALHNPIKFLGISVGKFETIQSGQSKLQEMFANMAAKKKNETVNELTTTDREDIQDTPEPVAKKPTFMQNFLQRDSKANNKTVNNNASATNVNIDLTATNNNASATNVDINLKVSEAEPTAVSSINDTANNTKPTEVRSFFLNALKKQRTSDDTCTSTAVKDETVINMSTNNNEAAPKADNSKSFFAKFLKKAEPEDTQQPANTENHEAMCQSDSEIDLTIEPTQGRAEATFESGTLDATPNNHDTNASVGSLATKRKFTDLHDNSTSTQKALKIESQIMPTRTPSPTYEATYAEFAVPELRAEFIQLTKCATCNANIPSDARSMQLHQDHHIAMQLSQQIRDEYRTEVKTKLSAQKSTATAAATNKKPKKSPVQSTKAANSKAGTSITKFLKPTATSTTTATTTTNATSLVAPATVVIDLLDATVLDTVVCEECNLPIATTQLQEHKDFHVAKALQRQLNMLEVRTVSPVAKKSNALSNKSLNLSHASVKTAKPITQFFSQSNC
- the LOC105209229 gene encoding DNA polymerase eta, with amino-acid sequence MSARSCVPMQQKYNRVIVLVDMDCFFCQVEEKLNPQLQGQPLAVVQYNAWRGGGIIAVNYAARAKGVTRHMRGDEAKERCPEIQLVKVPNIREKADLGKYREAGKEVANVLQRFTPLLGRASVDEAYLDITEEVNKRLGDMNAGSFMLQPQGLINTYAVGYAGIGDYLNVITKRFNDPNADDFDLENVSFTQAYDDTDMAAVRQSDIRLLIGAAVASEMRAAVKAETGYECSAGIAHNKILAKLACGINKPNKQTILPLGQIPKLFETLPLTKIQGLGGKFGENICTSLNIRFLAELLPFSEQELQRKYDEKNGTWLYNICRGIDLEAVTPRFYSKSIGCCKKFPGRNNITGLNTLRHWLGELANEICDRMEKDMLEHNRRAKQMVLSFIQDFEGVEVSSSRSVPLKGYDQETLTKSSLEVLQTHTKQFFKTGSSLALHNPIKFLGISVGKFETIQSGQSKLQEMFANMAAKKKNETVNELTTTDREDIQDTPEPVAKKPTFMQNFLQRDSKANNKTVNNNASATNVNIDLTATNNNASATNVDINLKVSEAEPTAVSSINDTANNTKPTEVRSFFLNALKKQRTSDDTCTSTAVKDETVINMSTNNNEAAPKADNSKSFFAKFLKKAEPEDTQQPANTENHEAMCQSDSEIDLTIEPTQGRAEATFESGTLDATPNNHDTNASVGSLATKRKFTDLHDNSTSTQKALKIESQIMPTRTPSPTYEATYAEFAVPELRAEFIQLTKCATCNANIPSDARSMQLHQDHHIAMQLSQQIRDEYRTEVKTKLSAQKSTATAAATNKKPKKSPVQSTKAANSKAGTSITKFLKPTATSTTTATTTTNATSLVAPATVVIDLLDATVLDTVVCEECNLPIATTQLQEHKDFHVAKALQRQLNMLEVRTVSPVAKKSNALSNKSLNLSHASVKTAKPITQFFSQSNC
- the LOC105210776 gene encoding larval serum protein 1 beta chain-like; the encoded protein is MKLTIVLLALVGLVAAASVSSPKKVTVADREFLERQKFLFEIVYRVEDPLMFEEHIKTGHAFVYDKAHYTHYDHHMEKFYESYKMGALLPRGEFFGALVKTHYKQAYGLFNFFYYAKDWETFQANVAWARIHVNEGMFVYALTLAVIHRDDFKGLILPSIYEIFPQYFFNSKFIYEAEKFDYQAWSKYIQYEKELHDVYHKENRYYNQGYFYVKDFKIYQWWRLMGLGEQWYAVEKSYPLRENSYEFVSDDKYVSLMKNINMFWHPVDYTRDIKYYNEHSALSYFTEDLGWNSYWYYLNMDYAFFLDGETFGLNKDRRGEWWLYNVDQILSRYYFERLSHGFGEIDEFSWNHAYEYGYDSQLISYNGVGFSSRSNYFHRQSYGKYDLLNQIQSALKRIYDIIDYGYYTTVDGHKIDMRKPESIEYIGSYMQSNVDTFDKYFFSYWYMLSHMYFADVDYNDFDAHPNVFLNFETMMRDPMFYSFYKVITDVYYRFNYHFHPYTHDELEAPGVQVKDASVSELVTYFDLVDIDVTNLLNDKMVFDDGKFVWDKSLLARQIRLNHKPFHYDLTVESDKAQKVVIRTFLGPKFDEYGRIIPLSDNRMNFIELDEFVYEVVAGENVIKRSSEEFYWNVKDRTTYTELYHYVMAAYDGKYELPLDISEPHCGFPDRLILPKGWESGFPVQFFFIVAPYDGTVEQYANFDYTYYCGIGSGARHVDSKPFGYPFDRPIDESQFFVPNVYFKDVSIYHNDTLKQYYENYKNYGHFDYNFYNHYYTKYFN